One Candidatus Aminicenantes bacterium DNA segment encodes these proteins:
- a CDS encoding ABC transporter ATP-binding protein — protein MSFEVRGLDFRRPGFEMSVPALTIEAERLTAIVGPNGAGKTTLLKCLAGLLPVPAGSVRLDGAVLASLSDPARARRLAFVPQEQASAFNYAVRDFILMGRAPYLGLFASPSAADEARAAEALTFVGLPEYAERPFFDMSSGERRLILIARALAQATPILILDEPTTFLDPRHESGVMLLLRRLVDERGQTVLVTLHNLDMAARYADALIFMKDGMIVAQGPPGAVLSEELLRRVYDIPMRIIEHEGRTFIVR, from the coding sequence GTGAGCTTCGAAGTCCGCGGTCTCGATTTCCGCCGGCCCGGCTTCGAGATGAGCGTCCCGGCCCTGACGATCGAGGCGGAGCGGCTGACGGCCATCGTCGGCCCGAATGGAGCCGGCAAGACGACCCTTCTCAAGTGCCTGGCGGGATTGCTTCCGGTCCCGGCCGGCTCCGTCCGTCTGGACGGCGCGGTCCTGGCTTCGCTCTCGGATCCCGCCAGAGCCCGCCGGCTCGCCTTCGTGCCGCAGGAGCAGGCCTCCGCGTTCAACTACGCCGTGCGCGATTTCATCCTCATGGGACGGGCCCCCTACCTTGGGCTGTTCGCCTCGCCTTCCGCCGCGGACGAAGCCCGGGCGGCCGAGGCCCTGACCTTCGTCGGGCTGCCGGAGTATGCCGAACGTCCATTCTTCGATATGAGCAGCGGCGAGCGCCGGCTGATCCTCATCGCCCGGGCCCTGGCCCAGGCGACACCGATCCTCATTCTGGACGAACCGACGACTTTTCTCGATCCGCGCCACGAGTCCGGTGTGATGCTCCTGCTGCGCCGGCTGGTGGACGAGCGCGGCCAAACCGTCCTGGTCACCCTGCACAACCTCGACATGGCCGCACGTTACGCCGACGCCCTGATCTTCATGAAGGACGGGATGATCGTAGCCCAGGGCCCGCCCGGAGCAGTCTTGAGCGAGGAGCTCCTGCGGCGGGTTTACGATATCCCGATGCGGATCATCGAACACGAAGGCCGGACTTTCATCGTCCGCTGA
- a CDS encoding DUF1295 domain-containing protein: MLAYPGLTAAVVLAFMTALFLMALARRDNSIIDIAWGPGFLLVAGLHLALPPAPTPRQILVSVLILVWAARLALHLARRAKGRGEDFRYAAWRKAWGRWFLLRSYLQIFLLQGAFLLLVALPLPIVHAAPPVPWTALDAAGLALWAFGFAFESAADAQLVRFRKNPERRSRFLTTGLWRWSRHPNYFGEAIQWWGLFLIAASVPGGWRAVISPLVITLLLRYVSGVPLLERKHKGDPEFQAYAARTNAFWPWFPKAERRLAPRVP, encoded by the coding sequence TTGTTGGCCTATCCGGGACTGACGGCGGCCGTCGTCTTGGCATTCATGACGGCGCTCTTCCTGATGGCCCTAGCCCGGCGGGATAATTCCATCATCGACATCGCCTGGGGTCCAGGCTTTCTGCTCGTGGCCGGCCTCCACCTCGCGCTCCCGCCCGCTCCGACGCCGCGCCAGATCCTGGTTTCCGTGCTGATCCTGGTCTGGGCGGCTCGATTGGCCCTGCACCTCGCCCGCCGGGCCAAGGGCCGAGGCGAAGACTTCCGCTATGCCGCCTGGCGCAAAGCCTGGGGCCGATGGTTCTTGCTCCGCAGCTACCTCCAGATTTTTCTGCTGCAGGGGGCCTTTCTCCTTCTCGTGGCCTTGCCCCTCCCGATCGTCCACGCGGCCCCCCCGGTTCCCTGGACGGCCCTTGACGCCGCGGGGTTGGCGCTCTGGGCGTTCGGCTTCGCCTTCGAGTCCGCCGCGGACGCCCAACTGGTCCGCTTCCGGAAGAATCCGGAGCGCCGCTCCCGGTTCCTGACGACCGGGCTGTGGCGTTGGAGCCGGCATCCTAATTATTTCGGCGAAGCGATCCAGTGGTGGGGATTGTTCTTGATCGCCGCTTCCGTCCCGGGCGGTTGGAGAGCCGTCATCAGCCCCTTGGTCATCACCCTGCTGCTGCGCTATGTCTCGGGCGTCCCTCTGCTCGAGCGGAAGCACAAGGGCGACCCCGAATTCCAGGCCTACGCGGCCCGGACCAACGCCTTCTGGCCTTGGTTCCCCAAAGCCGAGCGCAGATTAGCACCGCGAGTTCCCTAA
- a CDS encoding DegV family EDD domain-containing protein — protein MKLKIRYLNGSRLYYAFLAGGNAVIHDQAYLNRINVFPVPDGDTGTNLASTFRAIAEGAEVKHSIRDTLKSIANAALYGAQGNSGLILAQFLYGLSKEVGHEWMLTTKAFGESVRQAAQHAAKAILHPVEGTMITVIHDWAEAVYQRRLHTADFEELFSDCLPAAHESLRDTPKKLAVLAKAGVVDAGAKGFVDFLEGILQFIQKGRILRVEKTRLEWAPEEIKTPSRDKALHNRYCSEALLTGADLDGDAIRAIVERYGDSAVVAGSDERIRIHVHTNAPADLFFELKDQGAITQIKVDDMKKQYEAAWAPKSRVAIVTDSACDLPQALMDERQIHFVPMNITWGRQLFLDKLTLKADRFYDLLETEKEHPKSSVPALKVFQNALSYLAGHYDSVVAITLAQGLSGTHGAFHKAAESLPGKTISVINSNSISAGEGLLVARASELALAGRPHEEIVRLVESWVTKTRIFVDVLTLKYFIRGGRVSAVKGFLARMLAVKPILVIDEHGQATHAGKSFNRKGNMIKILSRVKRLATHDRVWGYALVHAKNPERVKAYEAKLTELLGRPPAYVMDVSPVIGVHSGVGAVAVAVMME, from the coding sequence ATGAAGCTCAAGATCCGCTACCTCAACGGCAGCCGGCTCTATTACGCCTTCTTGGCCGGAGGCAACGCGGTCATCCACGACCAGGCTTATCTCAACCGGATCAACGTTTTTCCCGTTCCCGACGGCGACACGGGGACCAACCTGGCCTCGACCTTTCGGGCCATTGCCGAAGGCGCCGAAGTCAAGCACTCGATCCGCGACACCCTGAAGTCCATCGCCAACGCCGCGCTTTACGGCGCCCAGGGCAATTCGGGGCTCATCCTGGCCCAGTTCCTCTATGGGCTGAGCAAAGAGGTCGGCCACGAGTGGATGCTGACGACCAAGGCCTTCGGCGAGTCCGTCCGACAGGCCGCCCAGCATGCCGCCAAGGCCATCCTCCACCCCGTCGAAGGGACCATGATCACGGTCATCCATGATTGGGCCGAGGCTGTTTACCAGCGGCGCCTGCACACCGCCGATTTCGAGGAGCTCTTCTCGGATTGCCTCCCTGCGGCCCATGAATCCCTGCGCGACACGCCCAAAAAGCTGGCCGTGCTGGCCAAGGCCGGGGTCGTGGACGCCGGGGCCAAGGGATTCGTCGATTTCCTGGAGGGCATCCTCCAATTCATCCAAAAGGGACGAATCCTGCGCGTCGAGAAGACCAGGCTGGAGTGGGCCCCGGAGGAGATCAAGACCCCCTCGCGCGACAAGGCGCTCCATAACCGCTATTGCTCCGAGGCCCTGCTGACGGGGGCCGATCTTGACGGCGATGCCATCCGGGCCATCGTGGAGCGGTACGGCGATTCCGCGGTCGTGGCCGGATCGGATGAGCGCATCCGCATCCACGTCCATACCAATGCGCCAGCCGATCTCTTCTTCGAGCTCAAAGACCAGGGCGCCATCACCCAGATCAAAGTCGACGACATGAAGAAGCAATACGAGGCCGCCTGGGCGCCCAAGTCCCGGGTGGCGATCGTCACCGACTCGGCCTGCGATCTGCCGCAGGCGCTCATGGACGAGCGGCAGATCCACTTCGTGCCCATGAACATCACCTGGGGGCGGCAGCTGTTCCTGGACAAGCTGACCCTGAAGGCGGACCGGTTCTACGACCTGCTTGAAACCGAAAAGGAGCATCCCAAGTCCTCCGTCCCGGCCCTTAAGGTCTTCCAGAACGCTCTTTCCTACCTGGCCGGCCACTACGACTCGGTCGTCGCCATCACTCTGGCCCAAGGCCTGTCGGGCACCCACGGAGCCTTCCACAAAGCGGCCGAGTCCTTACCGGGCAAGACGATCAGCGTTATCAATTCGAATTCGATCTCGGCGGGCGAGGGACTCCTGGTGGCCCGGGCTTCCGAGCTGGCCCTAGCCGGCCGGCCGCACGAGGAGATCGTCCGACTGGTCGAATCCTGGGTGACCAAGACCCGTATTTTCGTCGATGTCCTGACCCTGAAATACTTCATCCGGGGCGGACGGGTCAGCGCCGTCAAGGGCTTCCTGGCCCGGATGCTCGCCGTCAAGCCCATTCTGGTCATCGACGAGCACGGCCAAGCGACCCACGCCGGAAAGTCGTTCAACCGCAAGGGCAACATGATCAAGATCCTGTCCCGGGTCAAGCGCTTGGCAACCCACGACCGGGTCTGGGGATATGCGCTCGTCCACGCCAAGAACCCCGAGCGGGTCAAGGCTTACGAAGCCAAGCTGACCGAGCTCCTCGGCCGGCCGCCCGCCTACGTCATGGACGTCTCGCCCGTCATTGGCGTTCACAGCGGCGTCGGCGCCGTGGCCGTGGCCGTTATGATGGAGTAG
- the mscL gene encoding large conductance mechanosensitive channel protein MscL: MIKEFREFIQKGNVLDMAIGFIMGAAFGKIVSSLINDVLMPPIGLLLGKVDFAGLYINLSGRPFESLAAAKAAGAATINYGIFLNAILEFLIVALSVFVIVKWINALRRQPKAVPAAPTTKECPYCLSVVPLKATRCPHCTSDLK, encoded by the coding sequence ATGATCAAGGAATTCCGGGAGTTCATCCAGAAGGGCAACGTTCTGGACATGGCCATCGGCTTCATCATGGGCGCGGCCTTCGGCAAAATCGTATCTTCTCTGATCAACGACGTCCTGATGCCCCCGATCGGCCTCCTTCTCGGCAAGGTCGATTTCGCGGGCCTGTACATCAACCTGTCGGGGCGGCCGTTCGAGAGCCTGGCCGCGGCCAAGGCGGCGGGCGCGGCGACGATCAACTACGGCATCTTCCTCAACGCCATTCTGGAGTTTTTGATCGTAGCCCTGTCGGTCTTCGTGATCGTCAAGTGGATCAACGCGCTTCGCCGGCAGCCGAAAGCGGTGCCGGCGGCGCCGACGACCAAGGAATGCCCGTATTGTCTGTCGGTCGTGCCGCTCAAGGCGACGCGCTGCCCGCATTGCACTTCTGACCTGAAATAA